A single genomic interval of Halalkalibaculum roseum harbors:
- a CDS encoding HesB/IscA family protein, with translation MSITISDRAAQRIKEIRDEKHLPDDTELRVGVVSGGCSGLTYELDFDNNDSDGSDKDQLFEDNGIKLIVDMRSFLYLSGTELDYTEGLEGEGFHFQNPNASRTCSCGESFSV, from the coding sequence ATGTCCATAACTATCAGTGACAGGGCTGCCCAACGAATCAAAGAGATCAGGGATGAAAAACATCTTCCTGATGATACCGAACTACGGGTAGGAGTGGTCAGTGGAGGATGTTCGGGCTTGACCTACGAACTGGATTTTGATAATAATGATTCTGATGGATCGGATAAAGACCAGCTCTTCGAAGACAACGGAATAAAGTTAATCGTTGATATGAGAAGCTTTCTGTATTTATCCGGAACGGAGCTGGATTATACGGAGGGATTGGAAGGAGAGGGTTTCCATTTTCAAAATCCCAACGCTTCAAGAACCTGTTCTTGCGGAGAATCATTTTCAGTATAG